CTGCGCGAGAAAGACCGAAACGGCCGAGTTGCGAGCGCCATGCTGTTGCCATGGATTGGTGCCCGGTTGGCGATCCCAGTAGTACGTCATGTGGGTATGCGCGTCGATCAGCCCGGGGATGGCGGTGTAGCGACGCAGGTCTGTCACCTTGGCGCCGCGCGGAATGGCCCGCGAGCCGGTGCCCACCGACACGATGCGTTCGCCCTCCACGACGACGACCGCGTCGCGCATCGTGCGCCCGGTACCGTCCACGAGTGATCCGAAGCGAAGCGCGACCATCCGGTGCGTGGGTGTCTGTGCCGTGGCGGACATCGCGAACGCCATCAGCGCGGCGCCGAGGAGAGTGCGCATCATCGTCTTCCGTCGAGGGAGTATGCCACCAGCTCTGCGTCTTCACCCCCACCGCTGGCGATGACGACGAACTGTCGTCCGTCCGACGAGCGATAGGTGATGGGATTGGCGTAGCCTCGTCCGGCACGAAGCGTCCGCTGCCACAGCACGCGTCCGTCGCGCGTGTCGAGTGCATAGAGCACGTTGCCGCCGCCGGTCGCGAAGATCACTCCGCCGCGAGTGACGGTGCCGCCAACGGCGCCAGCGACGCCGAGCGGTGGGAGTGAGACACCTTTCAGCAACGGATGATCTCGGATCGCCGGCGTGTCGCCGAGGGTGACCTGCCATCGCCGTTTGCCCGAGTCGAGGTCGATCGCCGTCATCGTCCCGTACGGTGGCTTGATGAGCGGCAGCGTGGTCGGCGGCACGTGATCGTTGCCGGCGGCGGAGTCGGGATCGGCGGTCACGCCGAGCGCGCTGCCGTTCAGGTCCACCGTGTACTCGTAGCCGATCGTGTCGTTGGGGACGCCTTTCCGGATGCGATAGAGCACGGGGCTGTCGGTCGCTTTCACATAGAGCGTGCGGGTGTCGGGATCGAAGGCGGTGCTGCCCCATCCCGCCCCGCCGATCGAGCCCGGCATGACAATCGTGCCCTGCAGCGAGGGCGGCGTGAAGATGGGCCCGCTGCGGTACTTCGTGAAGATCTCCATCGCCCGGCGCCGCAGCTCCGGCGTGAAGTCGATGAGATCGGTCTCGGTCACCTGCTGCCTCGAGAATGCAGCAGGCAGGGTCGGGACGGGCTGGGTGAGTGATGCGCGCTCGCCGGGCACATCGCTGGCCGGAACGGGACGCTCGGGAATCGGCCACACCGGCGCACCGGTGGCGCGGTCGAAAACGTACAGCCACGCCGTCTTCGACGGGACGACCACCACGTCGCGCGAGCGTCCCTTCCAGCGCATGGTCGCCATCACGGGTGGGGCGGGCAGATCGTAGTCCCAGAGGCCATGATGCACGATCTGCTGGTGCCACACTCGGCGCCCCGTGCGTGCATCGAGCGCCACCACCGACTCGGCGAACAGGTTGTCGCCCTTGCGATCGCCCCCGTACCAGTCGTTGCTCGGAGTGCTTACGGGAAGAAAGACGAGGCCACGCCGCTGGTCCACGCTCATCGGCGCCCACACGTTGGTGTGGCCCATGTAGCGGTACGACCCGTCCTCCCAGGTACGCCAGCCGTACTCGCCCGAGTCGGGGATCGTCTTAAAGATCCACACGCGGCGGCCGGTGCGCACGTCGAAGGCTTGTACGTCGCCCGGCGGATCGTTTCGATAGCGCAGCCGGTCTCCTACCCCGTTGCCGACGATGACGAAGTTGCCATGAACCACCGGCGGCGACGTGTTGGTGTAGTGCAGCGTATCCACGGCGCGGCGGAGCTGGCGCACGAGGTTCACGGTTCCCGCGTTGCCGAAGCTCGGGATCGGCTTCCCCGTCCGCGCGTCGAGCGCGATCAGCTTCCACCGCGCGTTGATGAACACCCGCCGCTCGCGCCCCGCGCTCCACGTCGCCACTCCGCGATGGACGAAGCCGGTTCCGTTGGACGGCTGGCCGCCGCGCCACACCTCGGGGTCATACGTCCAGAAGGGCACACCGGTGCGCGCATCGAGAGCAGCCACCGCGGCATACGGGGTGGAGACGTACATCGTGTCACCGATCACGACCGGCGACGCCTGGAACTGTCCCGGCCGCGCGGGCATCTGCCCCGGACCAGCCGGCACGGCGTGCTCACCCGTACGCCACGTCCACGCGACTTCG
This sequence is a window from Gemmatimonadaceae bacterium. Protein-coding genes within it:
- a CDS encoding pyrroloquinoline quinone-dependent dehydrogenase, which codes for MRWLAGVALVAGVVPIHAQGVDWPTPSGDAGAMRWSPLADVNRANVSRLEVAWTWRTGEHAVPAGPGQMPARPGQFQASPVVIGDTMYVSTPYAAVAALDARTGVPFWTYDPEVWRGGQPSNGTGFVHRGVATWSAGRERRVFINARWKLIALDARTGKPIPSFGNAGTVNLVRQLRRAVDTLHYTNTSPPVVHGNFVIVGNGVGDRLRYRNDPPGDVQAFDVRTGRRVWIFKTIPDSGEYGWRTWEDGSYRYMGHTNVWAPMSVDQRRGLVFLPVSTPSNDWYGGDRKGDNLFAESVVALDARTGRRVWHQQIVHHGLWDYDLPAPPVMATMRWKGRSRDVVVVPSKTAWLYVFDRATGAPVWPIPERPVPASDVPGERASLTQPVPTLPAAFSRQQVTETDLIDFTPELRRRAMEIFTKYRSGPIFTPPSLQGTIVMPGSIGGAGWGSTAFDPDTRTLYVKATDSPVLYRIRKGVPNDTIGYEYTVDLNGSALGVTADPDSAAGNDHVPPTTLPLIKPPYGTMTAIDLDSGKRRWQVTLGDTPAIRDHPLLKGVSLPPLGVAGAVGGTVTRGGVIFATGGGNVLYALDTRDGRVLWQRTLRAGRGYANPITYRSSDGRQFVVIASGGGEDAELVAYSLDGRR